In Juglans microcarpa x Juglans regia isolate MS1-56 chromosome 1S, Jm3101_v1.0, whole genome shotgun sequence, the genomic stretch tccacatgccacgacaccaatacaacacatactccacaaccacactacaccgcacagtccacaacactgcacaacacaatcCCCAACTATGCTCCGCACTTCATAACGCACTACAccgataagcccaacacttcactacacagaatgcccaacacttcactataCAGAACGCCCAACACTTTACAGCACAACACATCTCCATACAACAATTCcactaatactaacagcacagtccacaacttagtcaactaattaacatttaacataattaacgaggggTAGAGGGTTATACTGTtaacgggataacccgtgctttgctcgctgatcgtcacagccgatgacgtcagaaaggtcgtacgtggtggctaacccacgtacgttgactgtttgggcgtttggatagctaagtgtggtcttggaatggctcgtgaaggcctcgtGATGTGGAAAGGAGCGTAACATTgtggatctagccgtgtacagtgacggtcagtcacacgcagtgactgtccatcatgtgcagtggttacccaccacataaagtggtagTTTGGGACCTCGGGttcagctaagggaggtgcggtggaactcatGGTGTCGTCGAGGTGGCACcatggtggctcacggcggcggttCAAGGCCATGAAGTGGAtgagaggccgtgggagagtgagagagagtgtgcgtgcatgggtggcagatcagGGATACGGGCAGTTTGGATAGCTCTGTGGTGGCCTAAGGAGGCTAGAGGTGGTGGTCAtctgccgtgggtggcggcgtacgaTGATGGAGGGAGGAGAACCCGTGCGTGAAGGAGGGAGAGAGTCCGTGCGGTGGAGGGAGGCTATAGGTCTCGGGTCACgtgaaggaggaagaggaggagctATGGTGGCCAGGGGAGGCACTTGGTGGCGGTGGGTgccgcgcacggcggcgctagaggtcgcgcacggtgaagccgtgcgtgggtctCTTCATGCATGCGACGGGGAAAGTGGCTGCATGGAGGGAGCCAAGCTCGCTGGAGAGTGATGGCCAGCAGCAGAGGAAGCTGCCATGAAGGTGGTGGCGCCAttgggcggcgcacggcggcgctacgtgcatcaagcccattcgagctttgcacttccaaaagggagaaagggagagcgtgagagagagggGCTGGGCTGGTTGAGCTCACCAAAGTGAGGTGGTGCTGGTGGTGCCAACGGTGAGGTCTGGCGACGCACGGCGGCACCAAGCTGAGCAGTGGAGGCTTCGGCTAGAGAGAGGGGTGTTGCGTACTATGTACGCCGaatgagagggaggagagagagggctggggaaaagtgagggaaagagagaggggattTGGGTATTtaatttaatccagtcccttcgtttggggatcctcaaaacgatctaacgttgagatattaaaacactgatttgaaaatgcgcttaattaaaagcacttagaggaattaaggtagaatattatttaaactaactttagtttataaaataatattcttcattattactaaatgatgaagtcttatttaatatatttaaaaggatgaaaccatttaattaattaaagctttcaacataatttaaattccataatattttaaatagttgaaatcattttaataatattattaaaatgatttctgacaattatattatttttggagctcttcaagaatattataattgtcgtatttaaaatcaagtttagttcaataacactggaaatactccttataaatattttcagtacatttaaaacattgggcgtgctttagaagtcacataatatcttttgaaacacgcCATCATGGTTCGGCACGCATGACAAGGCTGACAGTGGTTAGATGGAAAGGGCAGAAGATCACATAATCTCTGCCCTCGGGATTTGCTTACGTTATAAAGAcggaacgtacgtcagaaaaGAGAaacgtacgtaagaaggaaggagcagggtattacaCTACCAGTGCTTGTGTTTGATTCCTAAAACACGTTTTCAATGAGGACATGTGGAATACATTATGGATGCCATGGAACTTAGTTGGTAACTCCAGACAGTACGCAATTGCTCCCACTTTTCCCACTATCTCATAGGATCCTACATATCTTGGACTTAACTTGCCTTTGACATCAACTCTACTTACTCCTCTTATAGGAGATACTTTCAcataaacccaatctccaacTTCAAACTCTATATTCCTCCTTCGATTATCAACGGTTCTCTTCTGTCAACTTTGTTTCATTCTCGTCCTTTCCCCGACTGTGGGACTTGGTCCTTTATCTCTTGTAGGATTTCTGGTCTAATTACTTTACTttctcctacttcatcccaatatagCGGGGATTTGCACTTCTTGCCATACAAAGCCTCATAGAGCGTCATCTGAATTTTGGCCTAGAAGCTTTTGTTGTAAGCAAACTCTACTAGAGGTAGTTGCTTCTTCCAATTTCCTTCATATTCCATTACACTAGGTCTAAGCATGTCTTCTAATGTCGAAATCATCCTCTCTATTTGCTTGTCTGTTTGTAGATCATGGGCACTACTGAGCTTCAAACTAGTGCCTATCGAATTTTGCAAACTCTGCCAGAATCGAGACATAAAACAGGGATATATGTCTGACACAATTGTCTTAGACACTCTGTGCAATCTGAAAATTTCTTATACATAAATCCACATTAAGCTTTCCAAATAATGAGTATTCGTAATGGGGTATGAAGTGAGCATTGTTCGTCAAACGGTCAACTATCACCCAGATAGTGTTATTCCTGGCTGAGGTCCTTGGAAAACCCACCAAAAATTCCATCGAGATATCgtcccatttccattctgggaTTAGCAGTGACTGTAATTCACCTGCCGACTTCGGATGTTTTGCTTTAACTAGTCTGCAAACAGAATACTTATTCACAAATTCTGCTACATCcttcttcattccttcccaccaaacATGCTACTTCAGATCCTAATACAACTTCGTACTACCAGGATGGGCTGTGTAAGGAGTGTTATGAGCCTCCTTTAACACCCTATCCTTTAGCTCCTGATTTGCTAGGATAACTCTTTGGTCCTTGTAATACAGAGTTCCATCTCCTCTGACACTGAAGTATTTTGGTCCTTCCAACCTCTCAACTTTCCTAATGACTTCAACAAGTTTGTTATCTTCCTTCTGATGGTTTTTCAGTTCTTCCTAGTCCAATGAAATGAACTCTTGGATTGTAGTCAGAATGACTTCCTGATTACAATTCAGTTTCCTCATACTGCATAATATAGAACTTACTTCCGATGATGGAATAGACAAATCTTCCGATCTACTCTTGTAACTCA encodes the following:
- the LOC121247326 gene encoding uncharacterized protein LOC121247326, translating into MRMCIDYKRLNKVTIKNKYLLPRIDDLLDQVQGEAVFSKIDMRSGYHQLKVKEQDVPKTTFTTSDYRCGIKYHPEKANVVADSLSYKSRSEDLSIPSSEEELKNHQKEDNKLVEVIRKVERLEGPKYFSVRGDGTLYYKDQRVILANQELKDRVLKEAHNTPYTAHPGSTKLLVKAKHPKSAGELQSLLIPEWKWDDISMEFLVGFPRTSARNNTIWVIVDRLTNNAHFIPHYEYSLFGKLNVDLCIRNFQIAQSV